CCACAGTGAGGCGCGTTTCATTACTCAAGTGCGGTTGCTGTTGGCAAAAGCATAACAACATATCAACGACTTGATCTGAGACGATATCTGCGATGATATCACCTTCCTCTGAATTAATTTGACCTTCAAAAATATCTAGGTTGTCAGCAAAATAACCAACACATGCCTTGTAAGCATCACTTTCTAATAACATAATGATCTACCCTGAAATTAATGATTGCTATATAAAATAATAGTACGACTTAAGCAACTCGTGCAATTAAATGGATGCTAAACCCAACTCTTTTAAAAATAGGTCTCTTCGTTGCTCAAATACCTTCATCTGTTTTTTAGGTACCTCTTGAGATAACGGTAAATCGACACGCATAGCATCAACGGGTCTGTTGTAGACATGGAATTCGTAATGCAAATGAGGTCCGGTTGAACGGCCTGTATTACCACTTTTAGCAACTAACTCTCCCATTTTAACATGCTGCCCTTTATGCACATATATTTTACTTAAATGTAAAAAGCGCGTGGTGTATTTACGTCCAAGTTTTATCACCACATAGTTACCAGCAGCAGCATGATACCCCACTCGCTCGACAACGCCATCGCCAATTGAGTAGACTTTTGTACCAGTTGGCACGGCAAAATCGGTACCATTATGGGGTCTGACTTTTTTCGTTACAGGGTGTAAACGTTTTGGATTAAAGTTGGAGCTAATACGATATTTTTGCTTAAGTGGTACACGTTTATAAGCTTTATTCAAACCGCGTCCCTGTTGATCGTAATAACGCCCATCTTCATTAAGGAATGCCGTATAGGTTTGTCGACGGGTGTTGATGATAACCGCTAGCACTTCACTATCTAAGCTATACTGACCATCGATATACTGCTTAGATACCAACACATTAAAGGTATCTCCTGCTTGCAGCTGACGGCGAAAATCAATCCGGTCCTGTAGTGCATCTGATATCTGTTGAATCTGCCCTGAGGTCAGCCCTGCATCTATTGCATTATTATAAAAACTACCTGTTATTGACCCTTCATATGAACTATTTTGCCACTCACCTTGTTTCGTTTCTAACAGGGCAACATACTCATTATCCTTAAGTGTAAAGGTCAATGTATTAGCCAGATCAATAATGACCTTCAAAGCCATTAATTTATTATCAGGCGAAATTAGTAAGTAAATTTGCTGACCAGGTAATAAGTTATCTAAACGTAAATACTGTCTATCGACCTCAAGGAGTTCTTGTAGTAATGCCGCTGACAACCCCTCTTTTTCAAATATCGCACTAAGTGTATCGCCCTTTTCTATTTCAATTTGTACTTCTCTATAACCGAGCGGATTTGGCAGTGTATCAACATATTCCGCAGCCACTCCTTCAGCGGGCTCTAAACTTGCCTTGGTTTGTAATTTTGTTGAGCTAGGCTCGGCAACATTTTGACTAATAGATGGCAATTTCAATTGTCTTTTAATACTTTTGTCTTTAACCCTTTGCATCGGCATAAAAGAAATGACCAATAAAAAAACAAACAATATAATTAAAGCAAAAAAATGTTTTTTTGGTAAGTTATTGATAAATGAAACAAATGAAAGTAAAAATGCTTTTAGGCGGATAAAAAAAGTCATATATAGAACTCAAGAGCTAAAATGAATACAGCCGAAATAGAAAAATGAGGCGCTAGTATATACCCATGATACTTCAAGATGCAAAGTCAACAAGAAAAAGTGTCGGCGTAAAATAACCAAGCGCTTCATCCTATTCGTGAAGTTAAATAAAAGGGTGTTTTTCATCACAGAAAAATGTATTATAGACGTCTAGATGTAAAAACATCTAAAATAATTACACTCATCTCATTTTAGGAGTCCATATGTCACGTGACTTATTCACTTCAGAATCCGTTTCTGAAGGTCATCCAGATAAAATCGCCGATCAAATTTCCGATGCGGTACTTGATGCCATTTTAAAACAAGATAAAAAAGCACGTGTTGCCTGTGAAACCTATGTCAAAACAGGTATGGTGATGGTGGGTGGTGAAATCACTACCGATGCATGGGTTGATATTGAAGAGATCACTCGTAACACGGTACGTGATATTGGTTACACCAGCTCTGAAATGGGATTTGATGCCGATTCTTGTGCAGTCCTTAACGTAGTGGGTAAACAGTCGCCTGATATTAATCAAGGTGTTGATCGTAGTGATCCACATGAGCAAGGAGCCGGCGATCAGGGACTTATGTTTGGTTATGCAACCAATGAAACAGAAGTCTATATGCCAGCCCCTATCACTTATGCTCACCGTTTAGTGAAACGCCAAGCAGAAGTTCGCAAAAATCAAACATTGCCATGGCTGCGTCCTGACGCAAAAAGCCAAGTAACCTTTGCCTATGATAATGGCAAAATTGTTGGTATCGATGCCGTCGTATTATCCACACAGCACTCTGAAGGTATTAAGCAATCTGATTTGATTGAAGCGGTAATGGAAGAGATCATCAAACCTGTATTACCAGCAGATCTATTAACAGAGCAGACTAAATACTTCATAAACCCAACGGGTCGTTTTGTTATTGGTGGCCCTGTTGGCGACTGTGGTTTAACTGGACGTAAAATTATCGTTGATACTTACGGTGGTACTGCGCGACATGGCGGCGGTGCATTCTCTGGTAAAGATCCTTCTAAGGTTGACCGTAGTGCTGCTTATGCTGCACGTTATGTTGCCAAGAATATCGTTGCGGCTGGTCTTGCGGATCGTTGTGAAATACAAGTTTCCTATGCTATTGGTGTTGCAGAGCCGACCTCAATTAGTGTTGAGACTTTCGGCACAGAAAAAGTGAAGAAAGAGCTGATCATTCAACTTATCCGTGAACATTTTGATTTACGCCCATACGGGTTAATCGAAATGTTAGATCTTATCCAGCCAATTTACCAAGCGACGGCAGCCTATGGTCACTTTGGTCGAAATGAGTTTCCTTGGGAAGCACTGAATAA
This window of the Psychromonas sp. MME1 genome carries:
- the metK gene encoding methionine adenosyltransferase, which produces MSRDLFTSESVSEGHPDKIADQISDAVLDAILKQDKKARVACETYVKTGMVMVGGEITTDAWVDIEEITRNTVRDIGYTSSEMGFDADSCAVLNVVGKQSPDINQGVDRSDPHEQGAGDQGLMFGYATNETEVYMPAPITYAHRLVKRQAEVRKNQTLPWLRPDAKSQVTFAYDNGKIVGIDAVVLSTQHSEGIKQSDLIEAVMEEIIKPVLPADLLTEQTKYFINPTGRFVIGGPVGDCGLTGRKIIVDTYGGTARHGGGAFSGKDPSKVDRSAAYAARYVAKNIVAAGLADRCEIQVSYAIGVAEPTSISVETFGTEKVKKELIIQLIREHFDLRPYGLIEMLDLIQPIYQATAAYGHFGRNEFPWEALNKVEDLKAAAF
- a CDS encoding peptidoglycan DD-metalloendopeptidase family protein; the encoded protein is MTFFIRLKAFLLSFVSFINNLPKKHFFALIILFVFLLVISFMPMQRVKDKSIKRQLKLPSISQNVAEPSSTKLQTKASLEPAEGVAAEYVDTLPNPLGYREVQIEIEKGDTLSAIFEKEGLSAALLQELLEVDRQYLRLDNLLPGQQIYLLISPDNKLMALKVIIDLANTLTFTLKDNEYVALLETKQGEWQNSSYEGSITGSFYNNAIDAGLTSGQIQQISDALQDRIDFRRQLQAGDTFNVLVSKQYIDGQYSLDSEVLAVIINTRRQTYTAFLNEDGRYYDQQGRGLNKAYKRVPLKQKYRISSNFNPKRLHPVTKKVRPHNGTDFAVPTGTKVYSIGDGVVERVGYHAAAGNYVVIKLGRKYTTRFLHLSKIYVHKGQHVKMGELVAKSGNTGRSTGPHLHYEFHVYNRPVDAMRVDLPLSQEVPKKQMKVFEQRRDLFLKELGLASI
- a CDS encoding DUF3802 family protein, coding for MLLESDAYKACVGYFADNLDIFEGQINSEEGDIIADIVSDQVVDMLLCFCQQQPHLSNETRLTVVAEGDKLVDDLEQILGQRWNKPANRTQIDFIKEYFLLIKNSLDSQVMDLP